In one Campylobacter insulaenigrae NCTC 12927 genomic region, the following are encoded:
- the ung gene encoding uracil-DNA glycosylase, with product MQIDIDKININQDWKLFLKDEFSKSYFLKIKENYINALQNKEIIYPPSNLTFNAFNLTPLENLKVIILGQDPYHGKDQAMGLSFSVPFGVKIPPSLLNIYKELFNDLNIPIAKHGNLTKWAKQGILLLNSILSVKANNPASHANFGWQNFSDNVISKLSKEKEKLIFLLWGNYAKSKKNLIDENKHFILEAAHPSPLARGAFFGCKHFSTTNNILKQIGKDPIDWNLNL from the coding sequence ATGCAAATTGATATAGATAAAATAAATATAAATCAAGATTGGAAATTATTTTTAAAAGATGAATTCTCAAAGTCTTACTTTTTAAAAATAAAAGAAAATTACATTAATGCTTTACAAAACAAAGAAATCATTTATCCACCAAGTAATCTGACATTTAATGCCTTTAACTTAACCCCACTTGAAAATCTAAAAGTTATAATTTTAGGACAAGATCCTTATCATGGTAAAGATCAGGCTATGGGACTTAGTTTTAGCGTACCTTTTGGTGTAAAAATTCCACCTTCTTTGCTAAATATATATAAAGAACTCTTTAATGATTTAAATATCCCTATAGCTAAACATGGAAATTTGACAAAATGGGCTAAGCAAGGAATTTTGCTTTTGAATTCAATACTAAGTGTTAAAGCAAATAACCCAGCTTCTCATGCAAATTTTGGTTGGCAAAATTTTAGCGATAATGTTATTTCAAAATTAAGCAAAGAAAAAGAAAAGTTGATATTTTTGCTTTGGGGAAATTATGCAAAAAGTAAAAAAAATCTTATAGATGAAAATAAGCATTTTATTTTAGAAGCCGCTCATCCTTCTCCTTTGGCAAGAGGAGCATTTTTTGGTTGTAAACATTTTTCAACAACTAATAATATTTTAAAACAAATAGGTAAAGATCCTATTGATTGGAATTTAAACCTTTAA
- a CDS encoding superoxide dismutase (Cu/Zn), with amino-acid sequence MKKIIISTLLASSFLVTANIANDDLKMQKDGLVIKMQMLEDANKDIGEIIAVQTKYGVAFYPNLKGLKSGIYGFHIHENADCGANEKGLGMKAGSHWDPDKTKAHSTPWDDKGHKGDLPPLYVDKDGKATNPVLAPKIKNIKELKNHSLMIHFGGDNHSDHPAALGGGGARMACGVIK; translated from the coding sequence ATGAAAAAAATCATTATTAGCACATTGTTAGCTTCAAGTTTTTTAGTCACTGCAAATATAGCAAATGATGATTTAAAAATGCAAAAAGATGGCTTAGTAATAAAAATGCAAATGCTTGAAGATGCAAATAAAGATATCGGAGAGATTATAGCTGTTCAAACAAAATATGGAGTCGCGTTCTATCCAAATCTTAAAGGATTAAAAAGTGGAATTTATGGGTTTCATATTCACGAAAATGCAGATTGTGGAGCAAATGAAAAAGGCCTTGGTATGAAAGCTGGAAGTCATTGGGATCCTGATAAAACCAAAGCACACTCAACTCCTTGGGATGATAAAGGCCACAAAGGAGATTTACCACCTCTTTATGTTGATAAAGATGGTAAAGCTACAAACCCTGTACTTGCACCAAAAATCAAAAATATAAAAGAATTAAAAAACCACTCATTAATGATACATTTTGGCGGGGATAATCATAGCGATCATCCAGCAGCTCTTGGTGGTGGTGGAGCCAGAATGGCTTGCGGTGTAATTAAATAA
- a CDS encoding YbaB/EbfC family nucleoid-associated protein, with amino-acid sequence MFENMDFSKMGELLTKAQEKANELEQEALKKEFSAKSGGGLVKVSANGKGEIIDIDIDDSLLEDKESMQILLISGINDVLKMVEQNKKSMASNLFSGMGVI; translated from the coding sequence ATGTTTGAAAATATGGATTTTTCAAAAATGGGAGAGCTTTTAACTAAAGCTCAAGAAAAAGCAAATGAATTAGAGCAAGAAGCTTTAAAAAAAGAATTTAGTGCAAAAAGTGGCGGTGGTCTTGTAAAGGTAAGTGCCAATGGAAAAGGTGAAATTATTGACATAGATATAGATGATTCTTTGTTAGAAGATAAAGAATCTATGCAAATTTTATTAATTTCTGGGATTAACGATGTGCTTAAAATGGTAGAACAAAATAAAAAGTCAATGGCTAGTAATTTATTTAGCGGAATGGGAGTTATATGA
- a CDS encoding flagellar FLiS export co-chaperone has protein sequence MIDELEILQKHLGQVDLNGASLKHQTQKFSEDITDANDFVGALQILDSSLKKILNLLEDRNYEDVQDKVLIASESIKIVDNCSFLGSALFDNNYNVNVGNKAFSFEICNPIKILENSDYAGMKAYIEDKREEVSSLLSELAIAIANYNLGQSFCGMDFDTKNDFKKIFK, from the coding sequence ATGATAGATGAATTAGAAATATTACAAAAGCATTTAGGACAAGTTGATTTAAATGGTGCAAGTTTAAAGCATCAAACACAAAAATTTAGTGAAGATATTACAGATGCGAATGATTTTGTAGGTGCTTTGCAAATCTTGGATTCTTCGTTAAAAAAGATTTTAAATTTACTAGAAGATAGGAATTATGAAGATGTTCAAGATAAAGTTTTAATTGCCAGTGAAAGCATTAAAATAGTAGATAATTGCTCGTTTTTAGGTAGTGCTTTATTTGATAATAATTATAATGTAAATGTTGGAAATAAAGCTTTTAGTTTTGAAATTTGTAATCCAATAAAAATTCTAGAAAATAGTGATTATGCAGGTATGAAGGCATATATAGAAGATAAAAGAGAAGAAGTTTCTTCACTACTTAGTGAACTTGCAATAGCCATAGCTAATTATAATTTAGGTCAAAGTTTTTGCGGCATGGATTTTGATACAAAAAATGATTTTAAAAAGATTTTTAAGTAA
- a CDS encoding MlaD family protein: MENRANYILIGIFVSVIFFMSLFFIVWYGNLKDEKTFAYYEIFMEESVAGLSVKAPVKFLGVDVGSVEKISIDTTSSNFRVQILVKLDSNLVIKTDTYASLQIQGITGFKFIQLSGGSEKAPILKAFNSKYPVINSKESFFASIDKQTTNILELISSSKLKLDILLSDKNLRNFENFLSNSSQLVEKLNKQSLPFLSNIQNTSSKIAKSSDEFALFLSKANLQLDGLEKSKMLINDNLEILRFLLLDFTQLLEKVKQNPSNVIYKDQKIQYAPGE, translated from the coding sequence ATGGAAAATAGAGCAAATTACATACTTATAGGAATTTTTGTAAGTGTTATTTTTTTTATGAGTTTATTTTTTATAGTTTGGTATGGTAATTTAAAAGATGAAAAAACTTTTGCTTATTATGAAATTTTTATGGAAGAATCTGTGGCAGGACTTAGTGTTAAAGCCCCTGTTAAATTTTTAGGTGTGGATGTAGGAAGTGTTGAAAAAATAAGTATTGATACAACAAGTTCAAATTTTAGAGTTCAAATTTTAGTAAAGCTTGATTCTAATTTAGTGATAAAAACGGATACTTATGCTAGTTTGCAAATCCAAGGTATCACTGGTTTTAAATTTATACAACTTTCTGGAGGAAGCGAAAAAGCACCAATTTTAAAAGCATTTAATAGCAAGTATCCAGTTATTAATTCTAAAGAAAGTTTTTTTGCAAGTATAGACAAACAAACTACAAATATTTTAGAATTAATTTCTAGTTCAAAACTTAAACTCGATATTCTTTTAAGTGACAAAAATTTAAGAAATTTTGAAAATTTTTTATCTAATTCTTCTCAATTAGTAGAAAAATTAAATAAACAGTCGTTGCCATTTTTATCAAATATTCAAAATACTTCTTCAAAAATAGCTAAAAGTTCAGACGAATTTGCTTTATTCTTAAGTAAAGCAAATTTACAACTTGATGGGTTAGAAAAAAGTAAGATGCTGATAAATGATAATTTAGAAATTTTGAGATTTTTGCTTTTAGATTTTACTCAATTACTTGAAAAAGTAAAACAAAATCCTTCTAATGTTATTTATAAAGATCAAAAGATTCAATATGCTCCAGGGGAATAA
- a CDS encoding ABC transporter permease, giving the protein MEIKTFINTKECVFSVFGSWDKDSITNAKIPDLPQNKNIVFDFLKLDFIDTIGVRYFLALENELKQKGYEIARINLSNQHNILFTLCEKYYKTLDDSQGKRCKIKDFFENLGKKIFISFEILIQFLNFIGLIIVTCFQTLFSLKKLRFKAFLYHVENSAINALPIVMLTSLLVGIVLAYQAAYQLVQFGANIYIVDLMGISATRELAPLISAIVIAGRSASSYTAQIGVMKLTDEIDAMKTMGFKESEFIILPRVLALSLAMPFVVIVADILSISGGVVVAWVSLEITASEFMNRFKEAVELKHIIIGLIKAPMFGFLIASIACFRGFFVQKTTESIGVYTTKSVVNAIFWVIAFDAIFSVFLTKAGI; this is encoded by the coding sequence ATGGAGATTAAAACATTTATTAATACTAAAGAATGTGTTTTTAGTGTTTTTGGAAGTTGGGATAAAGATAGCATAACTAACGCTAAAATTCCCGATCTTCCACAGAATAAAAATATTGTTTTTGATTTTTTAAAATTAGATTTTATAGATACTATAGGCGTAAGATATTTTTTAGCTTTAGAAAATGAGTTAAAACAAAAAGGCTATGAAATAGCTAGGATAAATTTATCAAATCAACACAATATACTTTTTACTTTGTGCGAGAAATATTATAAAACTTTAGATGACTCTCAAGGTAAGCGATGCAAAATCAAAGATTTTTTTGAAAATTTGGGAAAGAAAATTTTTATTTCTTTTGAAATATTAATTCAATTTTTAAATTTTATAGGCTTGATAATTGTTACTTGTTTTCAAACATTATTTAGTCTTAAAAAATTACGTTTTAAAGCTTTTTTATATCATGTGGAAAATAGCGCTATTAACGCTTTACCCATAGTTATGCTTACTTCTTTACTTGTTGGAATTGTTTTGGCTTATCAAGCAGCTTATCAGCTTGTGCAATTTGGTGCAAACATTTATATAGTTGATTTAATGGGAATTTCTGCCACTAGAGAATTAGCACCTTTAATTAGTGCTATTGTGATAGCTGGAAGGAGTGCAAGTTCTTATACAGCACAAATAGGAGTTATGAAATTAACAGATGAAATTGATGCTATGAAGACAATGGGTTTTAAAGAGAGTGAATTTATTATTTTACCTAGAGTTTTGGCTTTATCTTTAGCCATGCCTTTTGTGGTAATAGTAGCTGATATTTTGAGTATTTCAGGTGGTGTTGTAGTTGCTTGGGTAAGTTTAGAAATTACTGCAAGTGAATTTATGAATCGTTTTAAAGAAGCAGTAGAATTAAAACATATTATTATCGGACTTATAAAAGCACCTATGTTTGGATTTTTAATTGCTTCTATAGCTTGTTTTCGGGGATTTTTTGTACAAAAAACAACTGAGAGTATAGGGGTTTATACAACAAAAAGCGTTGTCAATGCTATTTTTTGGGTTATAGCTTTTGATGCTATTTTTTCTGTATTTTTAACAAAGGCTGGAATTTGA
- a CDS encoding ABC transporter ATP-binding protein, whose amino-acid sequence MIIKATNISTYFGEKCVHEEISFDIKANEIFGVLGGSGSGKSVLLRQMLLLEHFDSGEYEVLGKKLRDINDEDALFLQKQWGVVFQYGALFSFFNVIENISVALNEYTKLKKNEIKEIAMMKLKMVGLDESTAKLYPSEISGGMKKRVAIARALALDSKLLFLDEPTSGLDPYSSREFDDLLLNLKHSFNLCVVLVTHDKESMKKVLDRFLIIDNKKVGFLGDLKQLQDQNEKLYKRFMQ is encoded by the coding sequence TTGATTATTAAAGCTACTAACATAAGCACTTATTTTGGTGAAAAATGCGTCCATGAAGAGATTAGTTTTGATATTAAGGCTAATGAAATTTTTGGAGTTTTAGGTGGTAGTGGTAGTGGAAAATCAGTGCTTTTAAGACAAATGCTTTTGCTTGAACATTTTGATAGTGGCGAATATGAAGTTTTAGGTAAAAAATTACGCGATATAAACGATGAAGATGCTTTATTTTTACAAAAACAATGGGGAGTTGTTTTTCAATATGGAGCTTTGTTTAGTTTTTTTAATGTGATTGAAAATATCAGCGTAGCATTAAATGAATACACTAAATTAAAAAAAAATGAAATCAAAGAAATAGCTATGATGAAACTCAAAATGGTTGGGCTTGATGAGAGTACTGCTAAGCTTTATCCTAGTGAAATAAGTGGTGGTATGAAAAAAAGAGTAGCAATAGCAAGAGCCTTAGCGCTTGATTCAAAATTACTATTTTTAGACGAACCAACGTCCGGACTTGATCCTTATAGTTCAAGGGAATTTGATGATTTGCTTTTAAATTTAAAGCATAGTTTTAATTTATGTGTGGTGCTAGTAACTCATGATAAAGAAAGTATGAAAAAAGTTTTAGATAGATTTTTAATTATAGATAATAAAAAAGTAGGATTTTTAGGTGATTTAAAGCAATTACAAGATCAAAATGAAAAATTATACAAAAGGTTTATGCAGTAA
- a CDS encoding DUF7488 domain-containing protein: MRIIVCILTLVGILFAIPRPSFNDFLGCYQKNKASMLIYEGLPAFALDENTLAVVKTKDGKLNKYTKYDPFLNLYLVKTDFSLIPAPMANEEELTRSNWVGILDDNKSYIGHLKYFGQNLTEGDQLDFETKIGELNSPCCKMLGITLDNGKLIGNRYLKHFMKYPDVYWGDIGVDFEMRDGKIYVKKIRKNGQFLLNDELIAVDGEPYDDIRKLNEKILFADRGSTLYFNVLRDNEDLNISTMVFDKDLGIYAKPKKAAPAKPTSFYSNLGLRVDTKMNVIEVSSNSKAQMAGFLVGDKILRVNNHKMHNMNEFQNILMQENSFDILISRKATNMPSAQNNNLEQINKGYFDFFIRLNK, encoded by the coding sequence ATGAGAATTATAGTATGTATTTTAACTTTAGTTGGGATTTTATTTGCTATTCCAAGACCGAGTTTTAATGATTTTTTGGGGTGTTATCAAAAAAATAAAGCAAGTATGTTGATTTATGAGGGCTTACCTGCCTTTGCTTTAGATGAAAATACTTTAGCAGTGGTAAAAACAAAAGATGGAAAATTAAACAAATATACTAAATATGACCCATTTTTAAATTTATATCTAGTAAAAACAGATTTTAGTTTAATTCCTGCACCTATGGCCAATGAAGAAGAGCTTACGCGTAGTAATTGGGTGGGTATTTTAGATGATAATAAAAGTTACATAGGTCATTTAAAGTATTTTGGTCAAAATTTAACTGAAGGAGATCAGCTTGATTTTGAAACTAAAATAGGAGAATTAAATTCACCATGTTGCAAAATGCTTGGCATCACTTTAGATAATGGTAAATTAATAGGCAATCGCTATTTAAAGCATTTTATGAAATATCCTGATGTATATTGGGGTGATATAGGGGTAGATTTTGAAATGCGTGATGGAAAAATTTATGTTAAAAAAATTCGTAAAAACGGACAATTTTTACTTAATGATGAGTTGATTGCAGTTGATGGAGAGCCATATGATGATATAAGAAAACTCAATGAAAAAATTTTATTTGCTGATCGTGGAAGTACTTTGTACTTTAATGTTTTAAGAGATAATGAAGATTTAAATATCTCTACTATGGTTTTTGATAAAGATTTAGGAATCTATGCAAAGCCAAAAAAGGCTGCTCCTGCAAAACCAACTTCTTTTTATAGTAATTTAGGATTACGCGTAGATACAAAAATGAATGTTATAGAGGTAAGTTCTAACTCAAAAGCACAAATGGCTGGTTTTTTGGTAGGAGATAAAATATTAAGAGTAAATAATCACAAAATGCATAATATGAACGAATTTCAAAATATCTTAATGCAAGAAAATTCTTTTGATATTTTAATTTCAAGAAAAGCTACCAATATGCCTTCAGCACAAAATAATAATTTAGAACAAATCAATAAAGGATATTTTGACTTTTTTATAAGGCTTAATAAGTGA
- the tkt gene encoding transketolase codes for MLQKQANTIRFLCADMIQKANSGHPGAPMGLADIMSVLSTHLVHNPKDPTWLNRDRLVFSGGHASALLYSFLYLSGYDINLDDLKNFRQLHSKTPGHPEIFTSGVEIATGPLGQGIANAVGFAMAAKKASLLLGEDIINHKVYCLCGDGDLQEGISYEACSLAGFHNLDNLIIIYDSNNISIEGDVAIAFNENVKDRFRAQNFEVLEIDGHDFEQIDLALKTAKESKKPCLIIAHTTIAKGALELEGSHHSHGAPLGEELIKKAKQALGFDPQKTFEIPEDVKVRFEAVVELGDLLQAKWEQKVKNLSEDKKALLKELLEPDFSKINFPDFKGKDLATRDSNGVILNEIAKAIPGFLGGSADLGPSNKTELKDMGDFPCGKNIHYGIREHAMTAINNAFARYGLFLPFSATFFIFSEYLKPAARIAALMKIKHFFIFTHDSIGVGEDGPTHQPIEQLSTFRAMPNSLTFRVGDGVENVKAWQIALKTNMPSIFVLSRQKLDALNDPIFGDVENGAYLLKEEANAQFTLLASGSEVSLCLKTAMKLQEKNIICNVVSMPCYELFIKQDKAYMKRILQGKVIGVEAANSNELYRICDEVYGIESFGESGKDKDVFEFFGFSEEKLSSYIISLCDGD; via the coding sequence ATGTTACAAAAACAAGCAAATACAATAAGATTTTTATGTGCTGATATGATACAAAAGGCAAATAGCGGTCATCCAGGTGCACCTATGGGTTTAGCAGATATTATGAGTGTTTTAAGTACTCATTTAGTGCATAATCCAAAAGATCCTACATGGTTAAACCGCGATAGATTAGTATTTTCAGGTGGTCATGCTAGTGCTTTGCTTTATAGCTTTTTATATTTGAGTGGTTATGATATAAATTTAGATGATTTAAAAAATTTTCGCCAACTTCATTCTAAAACGCCAGGCCATCCTGAAATTTTTACTTCAGGAGTGGAAATAGCTACAGGTCCTTTAGGACAAGGCATTGCTAATGCGGTAGGTTTTGCTATGGCAGCTAAGAAAGCAAGCTTGCTTTTAGGAGAAGATATCATTAATCATAAAGTTTATTGTCTTTGTGGTGATGGAGATTTACAAGAGGGAATTTCTTATGAAGCGTGTTCTTTAGCGGGTTTTCATAATCTTGATAATTTAATCATCATTTATGATAGTAATAATATTTCAATTGAAGGTGATGTGGCTATTGCTTTTAATGAAAATGTAAAAGATCGTTTTAGAGCACAAAATTTTGAAGTGCTTGAGATAGATGGACATGATTTTGAACAAATTGATTTAGCATTAAAAACTGCAAAAGAAAGTAAAAAGCCTTGTTTAATTATAGCCCATACTACCATAGCTAAAGGGGCTTTAGAACTTGAGGGAAGTCATCATTCTCATGGAGCACCTTTAGGAGAAGAGCTTATCAAAAAAGCAAAACAAGCTTTAGGTTTTGATCCACAAAAAACTTTTGAAATTCCTGAAGATGTAAAAGTGCGTTTTGAAGCAGTTGTTGAGCTTGGAGATTTATTACAAGCTAAATGGGAGCAAAAAGTAAAGAATTTAAGTGAAGATAAAAAAGCTTTATTGAAAGAACTTTTAGAACCTGATTTTAGCAAGATTAATTTTCCAGACTTTAAAGGAAAGGATTTAGCTACTAGAGATAGTAATGGTGTGATTTTAAATGAAATAGCAAAAGCTATACCTGGATTTTTAGGCGGTAGTGCAGATTTAGGACCTTCAAATAAGACAGAACTTAAAGATATGGGTGATTTTCCTTGTGGAAAAAATATCCACTATGGTATAAGAGAACATGCTATGACGGCTATAAATAATGCCTTTGCCCGTTATGGTTTATTTTTGCCTTTTTCGGCTACATTTTTTATATTTAGTGAATATTTAAAGCCAGCAGCAAGAATTGCTGCTTTAATGAAGATAAAACATTTTTTTATTTTTACTCACGATAGTATAGGTGTAGGAGAAGATGGACCAACTCACCAACCAATAGAACAACTTAGCACTTTTAGAGCTATGCCTAATTCTCTTACCTTTCGCGTCGGAGATGGAGTGGAAAATGTCAAAGCATGGCAAATAGCACTTAAAACAAATATGCCAAGTATTTTTGTTTTATCACGTCAAAAATTAGATGCTTTAAATGATCCAATTTTTGGAGATGTCGAAAATGGAGCGTATTTATTAAAAGAAGAAGCTAATGCTCAATTTACATTATTAGCTAGTGGGAGTGAGGTTTCTTTGTGTTTAAAAACTGCTATGAAATTACAAGAAAAAAATATCATTTGTAATGTAGTTTCTATGCCTTGCTATGAATTATTTATTAAACAAGATAAAGCTTATATGAAAAGAATTTTACAAGGAAAAGTTATAGGAGTGGAAGCGGCTAATTCAAACGAACTTTATAGAATTTGCGATGAGGTTTATGGTATAGAAAGCTTTGGTGAAAGTGGCAAAGATAAAGATGTGTTTGAATTTTTTGGATTTAGTGAGGAAAAATTAAGTTCTTATATTATAAGTTTGTGTGATGGAGATTAA
- a CDS encoding UDP-N-acetylmuramoyl-L-alanyl-D-glutamate--2,6-diaminopimelate ligase: MIVKVNDTFITDNSSKCEYQCYFLKTTQNERFIQQALEKQVKIINIQECKRLLKIDENIKLIGISGTNGKTTTAGAIYSILLDLGYKCALMGTRGSFINDKKIYPKGLTTTPILQTLEFLALASKEKCDFLIMEVSSHALVQNRIEGLKFKAKIFTNITQDHLDFHKTFENYQKAKESFFTDESMKFINKDAKAIKFNVKNAFTYGIENPSFYHIKAYALKHGIEAVVNFGKETFLIDSSLVGLFNLYNLLAASACVNELVKPNLNELEKAISNFGGIEGRMQVVAKNVIVDFAHTPDGIEKVLDALRYKDLIVVFGAGGDRDKSKRPLMARVAKHYAKKLIITSDNPRSEEAMDIVNDILSGIEKDENVFVECDRKQAITQALKLQQNDEFVVILGKGDEDYQEIKGVKYPFNDKEVVLEILKEGK; this comes from the coding sequence GTGATAGTTAAAGTAAATGATACTTTTATCACGGATAATTCCAGCAAATGCGAATATCAATGCTATTTTTTAAAAACTACGCAAAATGAAAGATTTATTCAGCAAGCTTTAGAAAAACAAGTAAAGATTATTAATATACAAGAATGTAAAAGACTTTTAAAAATAGATGAAAATATCAAACTCATCGGTATAAGTGGCACTAATGGCAAAACAACTACCGCTGGAGCGATTTATTCTATTTTGCTTGATTTAGGATATAAATGTGCTCTAATGGGAACTAGGGGAAGTTTTATTAATGATAAAAAAATTTATCCAAAAGGCTTAACTACGACTCCTATTTTACAAACTTTAGAATTTTTAGCTTTAGCAAGCAAAGAAAAATGTGATTTTTTGATAATGGAAGTTAGCTCTCATGCTCTTGTGCAAAATCGTATTGAAGGGCTTAAATTTAAGGCTAAAATTTTTACTAATATTACTCAAGATCATTTAGATTTTCATAAAACTTTTGAGAATTATCAAAAAGCTAAAGAAAGTTTTTTTACTGATGAAAGTATGAAATTTATCAACAAAGATGCAAAAGCTATTAAATTTAATGTAAAAAATGCTTTTACTTACGGGATAGAAAATCCAAGTTTTTATCATATAAAAGCTTATGCTTTAAAGCATGGCATCGAAGCTGTGGTAAATTTTGGTAAAGAAACTTTTTTGATAGATTCTTCTTTAGTAGGACTTTTTAATCTTTATAATCTTTTAGCGGCTAGTGCTTGTGTAAATGAACTTGTAAAGCCAAATTTAAATGAGCTTGAAAAAGCCATTAGTAATTTTGGTGGTATTGAAGGTAGAATGCAAGTTGTAGCTAAAAATGTGATAGTAGATTTTGCACATACTCCTGATGGCATAGAAAAAGTTCTTGATGCTTTAAGATATAAAGACTTGATTGTAGTTTTTGGAGCAGGCGGGGATAGAGATAAAAGCAAGCGTCCATTAATGGCAAGAGTAGCAAAACATTATGCTAAAAAACTTATCATCACAAGCGATAATCCTAGATCAGAGGAAGCTATGGATATTGTTAATGATATTTTAAGTGGCATAGAAAAAGATGAAAATGTGTTTGTAGAATGTGATAGAAAGCAAGCTATCACGCAAGCTTTGAAATTACAACAAAATGATGAATTTGTGGTAATTTTAGGAAAAGGTGATGAAGATTATCAAGAAATTAAAGGAGTTAAATATCCTTTTAATGATAAAGAAGTAGTTTTAGAGATATTAAAAGAAGGAAAATAA
- a CDS encoding geranyl diphosphate synthase / farnesyl diphosphate synthase: MILAKFNEHLEQNYPRVQNFHPFFNDALKWMLEAGGKHFRAQLLLGIVNAKNPTLLDKALNAALALEFIHTYSLIHDDLPAMDNAFLRRGKETLHKKYDETTAILVGDALNTEAFLLLSKLDLKDEIKVKLVQTLAFNAGLNGMIIGQAIDCYFEDKNLTLDEVEFLHIHKTARLIAASLKMGAIICELEIKECEEIYEVGILIGLIFQIKDDIIDATLDANEAGKPTHNDTHKNSFIKLLGLEGAKKAKNDKITLCEEKIKKMDPKIANELYKLIDKYLKG, translated from the coding sequence GTGATACTTGCTAAATTTAATGAGCATTTAGAGCAAAATTATCCACGAGTACAAAATTTTCATCCATTTTTTAATGATGCTTTAAAATGGATGTTAGAAGCTGGTGGAAAACATTTTAGGGCACAACTTCTTTTGGGTATAGTTAATGCTAAAAATCCTACTTTACTTGATAAGGCTCTAAATGCAGCTTTGGCTTTGGAATTTATTCATACTTATTCTTTAATACATGATGATTTACCTGCTATGGACAATGCTTTTTTGCGTAGAGGTAAAGAAACTTTACATAAAAAATATGATGAAACTACAGCTATTTTAGTAGGAGATGCTTTAAATACTGAAGCTTTTTTACTACTTTCAAAACTTGATTTAAAAGATGAGATAAAGGTTAAGTTAGTTCAAACACTAGCTTTTAATGCTGGGCTTAATGGAATGATTATAGGTCAAGCTATTGATTGTTATTTTGAAGATAAAAATTTAACTTTAGATGAGGTTGAATTTTTACATATTCATAAAACTGCAAGATTAATAGCAGCTAGTTTAAAAATGGGTGCGATAATTTGTGAGCTTGAAATAAAAGAATGTGAAGAAATTTACGAAGTAGGAATTTTGATTGGACTAATTTTCCAAATCAAAGATGATATCATTGATGCGACTTTAGACGCAAATGAAGCTGGAAAACCTACACATAATGATACGCATAAAAATTCTTTTATAAAACTCTTAGGTTTAGAAGGTGCTAAAAAGGCAAAAAATGACAAAATTACTCTATGTGAAGAAAAAATAAAAAAAATGGATCCAAAAATTGCAAATGAACTTTATAAATTAATAGATAAATACTTAAAGGGATGA
- a CDS encoding ABC-type transport auxiliary lipoprotein family protein: protein MKTLYFVLTALLFSACSVVNPTQTLPSMKYFSINLQNIQINTSIYKDASIIVALPKSLDYSNNIFYKKDEIIYTYAYHFWKENPNLMIKNFLEFNLQNLKIFKAVLNQDSLAKVDFILESKVNILEQEFLDRTHSKAKFAINLTLVNAKDKNIVASQYFYYEKKLNNTKPDLLIKAYNDIFKQFGEEFSTWMIKNLE from the coding sequence ATGAAAACTCTATATTTTGTTTTAACAGCCTTGCTTTTTAGTGCTTGTTCTGTAGTTAATCCAACTCAAACTTTACCTTCTATGAAATATTTTTCTATAAATTTACAAAATATACAGATAAATACAAGTATTTATAAAGACGCAAGTATTATTGTAGCACTTCCTAAAAGTTTGGATTATTCAAACAATATTTTTTATAAAAAAGATGAGATTATTTATACTTATGCGTATCATTTTTGGAAAGAAAATCCTAATTTAATGATTAAGAATTTTTTAGAATTTAACTTGCAAAATCTTAAAATTTTTAAAGCAGTTTTAAACCAAGATAGCTTGGCTAAAGTAGATTTTATTTTAGAAAGTAAAGTAAACATCTTAGAGCAAGAATTTTTAGATAGAACACATTCTAAAGCTAAATTTGCTATCAATCTTACTTTGGTAAATGCTAAAGATAAAAATATTGTTGCTAGTCAATATTTTTACTATGAAAAAAAACTTAACAATACTAAGCCTGATTTGCTAATTAAAGCTTATAATGATATTTTTAAACAATTTGGTGAAGAATTTTCTACTTGGATGATAAAAAATTTGGAATAA